DNA sequence from the Lysinibacillus sp. OF-1 genome:
GAAGCAGTGGAAGAAAAGCGAAGCATGACGACAGGGCTTTATCACTTCGCCTTATTATTGCCAACTCGCCGTGACCTAGCCAATGTCATTACTCATTTTCACGACAAAGGTGTACACCTTGGGGCTTCTGATCACGCTGTCAGTGAAGCACTCTATTTAAATGATCCTGACCATAACGGTATTGAGGTGTATGTGGATCGTGATGAAAGCGAATGGACATGGCATAATGATTACGTGCATATGGTGACAGAACCACTCAATATCCGTTCTATTTTAGAAGAAGGAGATGGAAACTGGAATGGACTTCCTGCTGGTACAGTGATGGGTCATATTCATTTATCTGTCTCCAACTTAGCAGAAGCTGAGCATTTTTATACTAAAGGCTTAGGTTTTGAGATTGTCACACGCTATGGTTCCCAAGCACTATTCATTTCAACAGGTCGTTATCATCATCATATCGGTTTAAACACATGGCACTCAGAAAATGCTCCAAAGCTTGGCCAAAATCAAGTGGGTTTGAAAACATTCTCCTTGCGACTAGATAACGAAGAACAAGCAGCCACTATGAAAGGAAACCTTCGTGTAATGGGTGCACCAGTCATAGAAATTGCTGGTGGATTCCAAACAGAAGACCCTGCTGGTAATGTTGTGTTATTGAAGTTTTAGTATTAAAAAGGCAGTTCTCACATGCGGAGAACTGCCTTTTTAATGTAAACCTGGATAGCCTTGTTGTCGTAATGCCTCATAAATGACAATGGCAGCCGTATTAGACAAATTGAGTGAACGTATATGATCACTTTGCGGAATACGCAAGCACATATCTCGTCGATCATATGCAAAGTCCTTTGGCAACCCTGTCGTTTCTTTTCCAAACATAAAATAAATATCTCGATCTTGATCACTAAAATCATGCGTCGTAAACGGCTCATCACTATACGTTTCGATTAAATAAACATCTCCATTTTTAGAATGCTCTATAAAATCATCCAGTGAATCATGATAGACAATATTCACACTATGCCAATAATCTAAGCCTGCTCGTTTCAACATTTTATCGTCCGTCGAAAAACCTAGTGGACGAATTAAATGTAACGATGTATTCGTACCAGCACAAGTACGAGCAATATTCCCTGTATTAGCTGGAATTTCTGGTTGATATAAAACGATATGCAATGGCATAACGACACACTTCCTTATTCAAAATTTCTTTCAGCAGGCTCTTGAACAGAGCCAGATTTTTTTAGAATGAGTAGCCCCTCGGATAAAATGAGACTCAGTTCTTTTGAGTCGGTTTTCCCTCTCGGTAAGCGGGCCATAGTTCTTTGGGAGCGACTTTTCCACATATTATGAGCAGGCACGGCTCTTTTAGAGCGAACCGACTTCCTTTATGAACGAAACCCCAACCTTTTGGAGCACCCTCCGTTCAAACTAGAGTCACTCCTCCGACAATTCGAGAGACTTATTTTACCCTCTAATGGAAAGCAAGTAAATCAATTGCTCCTGACTCAACTTATTGGAAAAACTGCAACCCTTTATGAATTTCACTGAGTACTTCTTCATCCTGTTCTGTAACTTCCGCTTCATGTAAAGCAGATTGGGCTATTTCTCCACCTATCTTGCCTAAAGCCCATGCAGCTGTGCCACGAATGACAGGACGTTCATCTTTTTGAAGAACATCGATTAAATCTGGTATGGCGGCTTCTTCTTTAAAATGAGCGAGTGCTAAAATGGCATTACGCTGGATAGGCTTTTTCCCACGCCAAGAGCCTGAGACATGACCAAACTTGGCCTTAAATTCTCGATTAGAAATCGTTAAAAGAGGAGTCAATAATGGCTTGGCAAGCTCTGGATCTGGCATAAATTCTTCATGCATCCAATTAATTTTCCCTTTATTTTTAGGACATACTGTCTGGCATGTATCACAGCCATAAAGACGATTGCCGATATGATTTCGGAACTCATCAGGCAGTAATCCCTTTGTTTGGGTCAGAAAGGCAATACAGCGCTGTGCATTCAGTTGTCCCCCTTGGATTAAGGCGCCAGTCGGACAAACATCCAAGCACAATCGACAATCTCCACATTCATCCTCCATTGGCTTATCTGGCGCAAAAGGGATATTTGTGATGAGCTCTCCCAAATACACATAAGAGCCAAATTCAGGCGTTATAATGGAACAATTTTTCCCACTCCAGCCAATGCCTGCACGTTCTGCTACGGCTCGATCTACAAGTGCTCCCGTATCTACCATCGATTCAATTCGCACACCCTCGACGTGTTCCTCAAGCCAAGCAGATAATAACTTCAAACGTTCACGTATTGCTGTATGATAATCGACACCCCATGAAGCTCGACAAAAAATTCCACGCCTTGCACCTTTTTTACCAACTGGTGCATTTTGCATACGCGAAGGATAGGCAACAGCTATCGCTACAATGCTCTCTGCTTCATTTAATAATTGAAGGGGTTCGGTACGTTTTTCAATATTACTTTCTTCAAAACCAGACTGGTAGCCTAGCTCCTGCTGGCGACGCAATCTGTTCTTTAGTTCTGTAAAGGGAGCTGCTGTTGTAAAACCTATTTTATCAACGCCAATGGACATCGCATATGCCACAAAGT
Encoded proteins:
- a CDS encoding VOC family protein; protein product: MHFHEKPNTYVTNVEIKVSDLQRSLTFYQEIIGFKILQQESHKATLTTDGETALLTIVQPEAVEEKRSMTTGLYHFALLLPTRRDLANVITHFHDKGVHLGASDHAVSEALYLNDPDHNGIEVYVDRDESEWTWHNDYVHMVTEPLNIRSILEEGDGNWNGLPAGTVMGHIHLSVSNLAEAEHFYTKGLGFEIVTRYGSQALFISTGRYHHHIGLNTWHSENAPKLGQNQVGLKTFSLRLDNEEQAATMKGNLRVMGAPVIEIAGGFQTEDPAGNVVLLKF
- the queG gene encoding tRNA epoxyqueuosine(34) reductase QueG encodes the protein MNIHDLQRDFVAYAMSIGVDKIGFTTAAPFTELKNRLRRQQELGYQSGFEESNIEKRTEPLQLLNEAESIVAIAVAYPSRMQNAPVGKKGARRGIFCRASWGVDYHTAIRERLKLLSAWLEEHVEGVRIESMVDTGALVDRAVAERAGIGWSGKNCSIITPEFGSYVYLGELITNIPFAPDKPMEDECGDCRLCLDVCPTGALIQGGQLNAQRCIAFLTQTKGLLPDEFRNHIGNRLYGCDTCQTVCPKNKGKINWMHEEFMPDPELAKPLLTPLLTISNREFKAKFGHVSGSWRGKKPIQRNAILALAHFKEEAAIPDLIDVLQKDERPVIRGTAAWALGKIGGEIAQSALHEAEVTEQDEEVLSEIHKGLQFFQ
- the trmL gene encoding tRNA (uridine(34)/cytosine(34)/5-carboxymethylaminomethyluridine(34)-2'-O)-methyltransferase TrmL; the encoded protein is MPLHIVLYQPEIPANTGNIARTCAGTNTSLHLIRPLGFSTDDKMLKRAGLDYWHSVNIVYHDSLDDFIEHSKNGDVYLIETYSDEPFTTHDFSDQDRDIYFMFGKETTGLPKDFAYDRRDMCLRIPQSDHIRSLNLSNTAAIVIYEALRQQGYPGLH